One Gordonia mangrovi genomic region harbors:
- a CDS encoding nicotinate phosphoribosyltransferase encodes MTIDNTALLTDQYELTMVSAALRHPMAHRPCVFEVFARRLPDGRRYGVVAGTGRLIDELARFRFGEEELASVSRFLDDDTVRWLRDYRFTGDIDGYREGELYFPGSPILSVRTTFAEGVLLETLILSILNHDSAIASAAARMVSAAAGRPIIEMGSRRTHERAAVASARAAYLAGVAATSNLEAARTYGVPSAGTAAHAFTLGFTGPDGPDEKAAFAAQIEALAIGTTLLVDTYDITQGVRNAIDVAGTGLGGVRIDSGDLGVLARQVRDQLDSLGATDTKIVVSGDLDEYAIASLRAEPVDTYGVGTSLVTGSGAPTAGMIYKLVEVDGLPVAKRASHKESKGGAKRAVRAARASGTIVEEILYRTVDDPPSSDGLTLRPLQIPLVRGGDPVDGLPTLENGRTHLADALVSLPWEGLGLSHGDPAVPTRYVLG; translated from the coding sequence GTGACCATCGACAACACCGCCCTGCTGACCGATCAGTACGAGCTGACCATGGTCTCGGCCGCGTTGCGTCATCCGATGGCGCACCGCCCATGCGTGTTCGAGGTGTTCGCGCGCCGCCTGCCCGATGGTCGCCGATACGGCGTCGTGGCGGGCACCGGACGGCTGATCGACGAACTCGCCCGCTTCCGCTTCGGCGAGGAGGAGCTGGCATCGGTCAGTCGATTCCTCGACGACGACACGGTCCGCTGGCTGCGCGACTACCGGTTCACCGGCGACATCGACGGCTACCGCGAAGGTGAGCTGTACTTCCCCGGCTCCCCCATCCTGTCCGTGCGTACGACGTTCGCCGAGGGCGTGCTGCTGGAGACATTGATCCTGTCCATCCTCAATCACGACAGTGCGATCGCGTCGGCGGCGGCCCGGATGGTCAGCGCCGCGGCCGGGCGGCCGATCATCGAGATGGGTTCGCGCCGCACACACGAACGTGCGGCGGTGGCGAGTGCGCGGGCCGCATATCTGGCCGGCGTCGCCGCCACGTCGAATCTCGAAGCGGCACGTACCTATGGGGTGCCCAGCGCGGGCACCGCGGCCCACGCATTCACGCTCGGCTTCACCGGCCCGGACGGCCCGGACGAGAAAGCCGCTTTCGCCGCGCAGATCGAGGCACTGGCGATCGGCACCACGCTGCTCGTCGACACCTACGACATCACCCAGGGTGTCCGCAACGCGATCGACGTCGCCGGGACCGGACTGGGCGGGGTCCGGATCGACTCCGGCGATCTGGGCGTACTCGCCCGTCAGGTACGCGACCAGCTCGACTCGCTGGGCGCCACCGACACCAAGATCGTGGTGTCGGGCGACCTCGACGAGTACGCCATCGCCTCGCTGCGGGCCGAACCCGTCGACACCTACGGGGTGGGCACGTCGTTGGTCACCGGCAGCGGCGCACCCACCGCCGGCATGATCTACAAGCTCGTCGAGGTCGATGGTCTGCCCGTCGCGAAACGGGCCAGCCACAAGGAGTCCAAAGGCGGCGCCAAGCGGGCGGTGCGGGCAGCTCGGGCCTCGGGCACGATCGTCGAGGAAATCCTCTACCGCACCGTCGACGATCCGCCATCGTCGGATGGATTGACGCTGCGACCGTTGCAGATCCCGCTGGTACGCGGCGGCGATCCGGTCGACGGCCTACCGACTCTCGAGAACGGACGCACACACCTCGCGGATGCGCTCGTGAGCCTGCCATGGGAGGGTTTGGGCCTGTCCCACGGAGATCCCGCCGTCCCCACCCGCTACGTACTCGGTTAG
- a CDS encoding P1 family peptidase, which yields MPGATAPAGDRITEVAGISVGHATRIDDAVTVAAADGTVDGRGWATGTTVVRIDAPDAVCAVDVRGGGPGTRETDLLDPSNTVQTAHAIVLTGGSAFGLAAADGVMAGLEQAGVGLVMDEHGHVVPIVPAAVIFDLPVGAWDRRPDAEFGREALASATPEFAVGSVGAGAGARAGAMKGGVGTASTTLTDGPAAGITVGAVMVANPVGAVIDPTTGLPWSATADDLAHHGLASPDPAEIAHHAELTAKQTVLNTTIGVVATDASLDAASVKRVAMAGHDGLARAIVPAHSPLDGDTIFAVATAKRRPDAIPEVPRGMNPDVAVLAEVCRASALVVQRAIVNAVISARPVAGIPSFGEVLASALR from the coding sequence ATGCCCGGCGCGACGGCTCCGGCGGGTGACCGGATCACGGAGGTGGCGGGTATCTCGGTGGGCCATGCGACTCGGATCGATGACGCCGTGACGGTGGCTGCCGCGGATGGCACCGTGGATGGTCGGGGGTGGGCGACCGGGACAACGGTGGTGCGGATCGACGCGCCGGATGCGGTGTGTGCGGTCGATGTTCGCGGTGGCGGCCCCGGCACCCGGGAAACCGATCTGCTCGACCCGTCGAACACCGTGCAGACCGCCCACGCGATCGTGCTCACCGGCGGCAGTGCATTCGGCCTGGCCGCCGCGGACGGCGTGATGGCCGGTCTCGAGCAGGCGGGTGTCGGCCTCGTCATGGATGAGCACGGTCATGTGGTGCCGATCGTGCCGGCCGCGGTCATCTTCGACCTGCCGGTCGGCGCCTGGGACCGTCGGCCGGACGCCGAGTTCGGTAGAGAAGCGCTCGCGTCGGCGACGCCGGAGTTCGCCGTCGGGAGCGTCGGTGCCGGTGCCGGTGCACGGGCAGGCGCGATGAAAGGTGGCGTGGGAACGGCGTCGACCACCCTCACCGACGGGCCGGCCGCCGGGATCACCGTCGGCGCGGTGATGGTCGCCAACCCGGTCGGCGCCGTGATCGACCCCACGACCGGTCTGCCGTGGTCGGCGACCGCCGACGATCTCGCGCACCATGGTCTGGCGTCACCAGATCCCGCCGAGATCGCCCACCATGCCGAATTGACGGCGAAGCAGACCGTGCTGAACACCACCATCGGGGTGGTCGCCACCGATGCGTCGCTGGACGCGGCCTCGGTGAAGCGGGTGGCGATGGCCGGCCACGATGGGCTGGCCCGGGCGATCGTGCCTGCGCACTCGCCGCTCGACGGTGACACCATCTTCGCGGTGGCCACCGCGAAGCGTCGTCCGGACGCGATTCCCGAGGTGCCGCGGGGGATGAACCCCGACGTCGCGGTGCTGGCCGAGGTGTGCCGCGCATCCGCGCTTGTCGTGCAGCGGGCCATCGTCAATGCGGTGATCAGTGCGCGGCCGGTGGCCGGTATCCCGTCCTTTGGCGAGGTGTTGGCGTCGGCGTTGCGTTGA
- a CDS encoding isochorismatase family protein, whose amino-acid sequence MAEHAPKDHALIVVDVQNDFCEGGALGVNGGAAVAHAVNQILGDYRTVVATRDYHIDPGDHFSEKPDYVDSWPPHCRVGTDGVAFHPDFADAVAHQVFDKGHYSAAYSGFEGAADGVTLAEWLRDRGITHVDVVGIATDHCVRATALDAVREGFDTRVLLNFTAAVSAQTAKKALKEMRDAGVELDGDLIYDGSSGNG is encoded by the coding sequence ATGGCAGAACATGCCCCCAAGGACCACGCCCTGATCGTCGTCGATGTCCAGAACGACTTCTGCGAGGGCGGTGCGCTGGGCGTGAACGGCGGCGCGGCGGTCGCGCACGCCGTCAACCAGATCCTGGGCGACTACCGCACCGTGGTCGCGACGCGCGACTATCACATCGATCCAGGCGATCACTTCTCCGAGAAGCCCGACTACGTGGACTCCTGGCCGCCGCATTGCCGGGTGGGCACCGACGGCGTCGCGTTCCATCCCGACTTCGCTGACGCCGTCGCGCACCAGGTGTTCGACAAGGGCCACTACAGCGCCGCCTACTCGGGCTTCGAAGGTGCCGCCGACGGCGTCACTCTCGCCGAGTGGCTGCGCGATCGGGGCATCACCCATGTCGATGTTGTCGGGATCGCCACTGACCACTGCGTGCGCGCAACCGCGCTCGACGCGGTCCGCGAGGGGTTCGACACGCGGGTGCTGCTGAACTTCACCGCTGCCGTGTCCGCCCAAACCGCGAAGAAGGCACTCAAAGAGATGCGGGACGCCGGCG
- the aosR gene encoding oxidative stress transcriptional regulator AosR, which yields MRTWKRKGRGSSLRICSQLDPHEVELLASMIGSMQELLTERDASAPRDELSELTGIRVGHTEAPSDVTLGRLLPDFHRPDQDRELAADVVNGDVNSALRSVHEPHIIEAKLTAARVVLDTLPRGGGDLALTEAQAMEWLTALNDVRLALGAMLGISEDTPDQLPPEHPHAAHLDVYHWLTVMQELLVESLM from the coding sequence GTGCGTACCTGGAAACGCAAGGGCCGCGGCTCGTCGCTGCGCATCTGCTCACAACTCGACCCGCACGAGGTCGAACTGTTGGCGTCGATGATCGGCTCGATGCAGGAACTGTTGACCGAACGCGACGCCTCGGCACCTCGCGACGAGTTGTCGGAGCTCACCGGTATCCGGGTGGGCCACACCGAAGCTCCGTCCGATGTGACACTGGGCCGATTGCTGCCGGATTTCCATCGGCCCGACCAGGATCGTGAGCTGGCCGCCGACGTCGTCAACGGCGACGTGAACAGCGCACTACGCAGTGTGCACGAGCCGCACATCATCGAGGCCAAACTGACCGCCGCCCGGGTGGTGCTGGACACGCTTCCGCGTGGTGGGGGCGACTTGGCGCTCACCGAGGCACAGGCGATGGAGTGGCTGACCGCGCTCAACGACGTGCGTCTGGCGCTGGGCGCGATGCTCGGCATCTCCGAGGACACACCGGATCAACTTCCGCCCGAGCATCCGCATGCGGCGCACCTCGATGTGTACCACTGGTTGACGGTGATGCAGGAACTGCTCGTCGAGTCGTTGATGTGA
- the clpS gene encoding ATP-dependent Clp protease adapter ClpS — protein MGCRSERSDDGGPGGTTVVEPELAENAAALDRPWVTIVWDDPVNLMRYVTFVFQKVFGYSESHANQLMMQVHTEGKAVVSAGERDKMEGDVRKLHAAGLWATMQRDS, from the coding sequence GTGGGTTGTCGCAGCGAGCGGAGCGACGATGGTGGGCCCGGTGGTACGACCGTCGTCGAACCGGAGCTCGCCGAGAACGCCGCCGCGCTGGACCGGCCGTGGGTCACCATCGTCTGGGATGACCCGGTCAATCTGATGCGCTACGTCACCTTCGTGTTCCAGAAGGTCTTCGGCTACTCCGAATCGCACGCGAACCAGCTGATGATGCAGGTCCACACCGAGGGCAAGGCCGTGGTGTCGGCCGGGGAGCGCGACAAGATGGAGGGCGACGTCCGAAAGCTGCATGCGGCCGGTCTGTGGGCCACCATGCAGCGGGACAGTTGA